In Micromonospora purpureochromogenes, a single window of DNA contains:
- a CDS encoding M23 family metallopeptidase, with protein sequence MTAELPGVGQPPRRRLRVGAVVTALTATLTLLCCGGGTAAFFLTNLGGDDEDLVSSEQRCGEDHRVDVTGRMPRMSDYGDSQLRNAAVIIKVGQEMKVPPRGWVIAVATAMQESALRNLANSTVAGSGDIPNEGVGRDHDSVGLFQQRAGWGSVAQRMSPDYAARKFYEKLLKVDGWERLPLTLAAQRVQISAYPDAYAKHEDTASRIVNALAKGAARTVRIADKTICDRASAKTIAASGWTSPIPGRVGSGFRTASRPQHNGVDIAAPKGTTPIHAAATGRVLVARCDPDHRGRLDCDVDGYPGKGGCGWFVDILHAGGYISRYCHMVEKPLVVPGQEVRAGEVIGRVGSSGNSSGPHLHFEVHRDSDRSSLGAIDPVPFMLQRGAPLNGSSPRQAAR encoded by the coding sequence ATGACTGCCGAGCTGCCGGGGGTGGGCCAGCCGCCCCGTCGCCGACTCCGGGTCGGCGCCGTGGTCACCGCGCTGACCGCCACCCTCACCCTGCTCTGCTGCGGCGGCGGCACGGCCGCGTTCTTCCTCACCAACCTCGGCGGCGACGACGAGGATCTGGTGTCCTCCGAACAGAGGTGCGGCGAGGACCACCGGGTCGACGTCACCGGCAGGATGCCGCGGATGTCCGACTACGGCGACAGCCAACTGCGCAACGCCGCCGTCATCATCAAGGTCGGGCAGGAGATGAAGGTGCCACCCCGCGGCTGGGTGATCGCGGTGGCGACCGCGATGCAGGAGTCGGCCCTGCGCAACCTGGCGAACAGCACGGTCGCCGGATCCGGCGACATCCCCAACGAGGGGGTGGGGCGCGACCACGACTCGGTCGGTCTGTTCCAGCAGCGGGCCGGGTGGGGCAGCGTGGCGCAGCGGATGAGCCCCGACTACGCCGCCCGCAAGTTCTACGAGAAGCTGCTCAAGGTCGACGGTTGGGAGCGGCTCCCGCTGACCCTCGCCGCCCAGCGGGTCCAGATCAGCGCCTATCCGGACGCGTACGCCAAGCACGAAGACACCGCCAGCCGGATCGTGAACGCGCTGGCCAAGGGTGCCGCCCGGACGGTGCGGATCGCCGACAAGACCATCTGCGACCGGGCGTCCGCCAAGACGATCGCCGCCTCCGGCTGGACGTCACCGATCCCCGGCAGAGTCGGCTCGGGCTTCCGGACGGCGAGCCGACCGCAGCACAACGGGGTGGACATCGCCGCGCCGAAGGGGACCACGCCGATCCACGCGGCGGCCACCGGGCGGGTGCTGGTGGCCCGCTGCGACCCCGACCACCGGGGCCGGCTCGACTGCGACGTGGACGGCTACCCCGGCAAGGGGGGCTGCGGTTGGTTCGTCGACATCCTGCACGCCGGCGGGTACATCTCCCGCTACTGCCACATGGTGGAGAAGCCGCTGGTCGTCCCCGGTCAGGAGGTGCGGGCCGGTGAGGTGATCGGGCGGGTGGGCAGCAGCGGCAACTCCTCCGGCCCGCACCTGCACTTCGAGGTGCACCGGGACAGTGACCGCAGCTCGCTCGGGGCGATCGACCCGGTGCCGTTCATGCTGCAGCGGGGTGCGCCCCTCAACGGGTCGAGCCCGAGGCAAGCGGCACGATGA